The Coffea arabica cultivar ET-39 chromosome 2c, Coffea Arabica ET-39 HiFi, whole genome shotgun sequence genome includes the window gaaatcctCATCCGGTGACTACAATAATGGATCTTGTCGACTTTAATATTGTGATTGGgtttagattaaaaaaaaagtatatgtTTTAGATAGGTATAATTGATCTCGAATTAGACGCTAGTCGTAGTATTCTTgcattacaattcatcagaaacaaaatggttctttttttttttttttccagatatGTGAAAGTGGGGAAAGACTTTCGAACCTAAGACCACctaccatcaaccatcaatttaGTATTATTGGCAGAATTTTGTGAAATTCAATTCATCCAGGGTTAGAATTTGGTGGTTCAGGTTAAAACTACAGCCATTTTGGTATCAATCTTTGATAGACACAAAACATGCTCCTATTTTTTTGCTTTCAACCCCCGGTATCCTAATTCTCAGTGAAATTAATCTGGATTCGATTTAGGGAGCGTCTGCAAAATTCATTCGACTCTTATTCGAAAGTGAAGGTCTTAATTAAAGTTTTTCAAAGCGTCTTTCagcaaaagttgaatttgcGACCTTCCGTTGACAAACATGCTCTTATTACGGTACCTAACCCTCTGCCAAACGtaacataattttttttctttggtaaGCTTCCCCCTTTGTctcattagtttgtttttcaGTGACAAGGAGAGCCCCTTCAGCCTTTttgtaaaacaaaataagtttttacttgcaaaatttcttgaagatttttttttaaaaaaatttttcacattTAACTTAAGGAATCTTAAACAGCTTTAGGAATGCTGtgagcccaaaaaaaaaaaaaaaaaggcaacaacaacaacaaaagaaaaaaaaaatgaagacgAAGAAGAAGTGCTGTGTGACGGAGCATTCAACGAGGCCTTActttttgctaactttggatcATTTCCCACCGATGAATTAATTAATTACCATGTCAGCTTTAATCACAAAGTAAGGTTGTGTTTAGATTGCactttccgtcatttttcatgaaaaaattactgtagcgatttgatatatgtgagggaaaaaggtgatagaaaAATGTAATtacgaaaaatgaaaatattttcagACGGAAACAAgcattccaaacaaggcattAAATTACCAATACCGGCATTGCACAAAAGAGCAACGTGGTCAGAAATTGGCAGTAGAACTATAATTACCAATACCGCCTCTGTTTGGATCGTAATCTTCCACTGAAAAAATTTACGTTTTTCatgaatacatttttcaattatatttttacgtcgtatatatcaaatattataacatttttttttaataaaatttttttaaaaataacaatccaaacggTGATGTGTACCCATTTCACCAACAATAGTAGTAGTAACCAGTAAAACATCTCTCATAGTATATGTTTCACCATCAAGAAGTCGACAAGAAATTTTGTGCAAGTTGCTCCACTTTCTCGCATGTTTGCTGCTAAAGTCAAAAAACTAGTAGAAAGAGTTGAATGTTTGTTAAAAATCTCAAAAAAGTCGGACTCTTATGTTAAAAATTTGTTCGGGTCTAATATGTCGTACTAGTGAGTTGACAAAGTAACCCGACGATGCTTTGCTTAATCCATAAGCTTTCGTAGCAGTAATAGTCGTAGAGTGCCTTCTTGCGTCGTTTAGTGGCATCTTCCGAGACACGTGTACGCCCATGGACCTCCACAATTTTGTACCGGGAAAAATCAACTCACCTAGCCTTGAATCCTTTTGTGAAGAAGTTTCTGGGCACTTTCCTCATGCCTCACGCTGCTCGATTACTCAAACAAAATGCTCACCTCTTCTCGAATGCCTTCGCGCCACGCGCCTCCGGTTAATCGGTCCGGTTCTCAACCACCACCTCCCCCGAAAATATACTTAAATAGACTTATCAGCGAGTTGGATAAAGATTAAgattgaatattttatattcgaGCACGTTTATTTGTATTTGTTTCGAATTCGACTAGCATATTTGAGGGATTTTATACTTGGTCTCTCGAATTGGAATTTGATCGGATTTAGACACGAGTCATTCGTAATCATATTCAAAATTATgtattaatatgtatatatgtatctTATGACTATTAATTCatttaaatggatttggataAGATATGGATCGAAATTCAATATTTCATATTCGATCAGcttttttattaagaaaaatgggTTCGAATTCTAATCTGATAAATGAATTATATCCATATTTGCAtcctgacaaaaaaaaaaaaaaagggccacATTCGGGTTGGGTTTTGATCCGGAGTCTGTGGACCCGAACGTTGACAGGCCCGGTCGTAAACTCGCTACATGTCCCACGGAACCTCACGCTCCTTAAATGCGAGTGGGATACTGTCGCAGCATTTGACACTGTAGATAGGATATTGGACAACGTAGCATGGGCGCTATCTATGTCCAGTTTTCGTTTTGTTCGGTTACTTTTTCCTTTTGTGTTTAGAATGAATTAGtggtaatttttgtttttattttatttttcaataagtGAGGAGTGGgacttaataaataaaaaagaaaacataaaatTCAACCCTAGATATCGATTTCAACTTTAACCACTAAATCATAATTAATGTTTCATCAGTGTGGTAGTTTTTGTTTGTCGAAATTTTTTTGCCCATTTATCCCCTTGCATTTGTTTGCTGAGTTTTGTGCTGCTCAATGAGCAATTCGCATTGGTTAAGAGTAGGGTTACATATTAATATctttgggggaaaaaaaagcaTGAACATAAATTTTGGAAATATTAGATGGAGCCAAGATAATAgtataaaattatatttttaaatggAAAATTGAATATGAAATAAGGAAGTGCTTGGTTCACACTCTAGAATCGGAATCagaatcaaaataataaaaactctAATATGAGTTTGGTTTGCAGTTTAGTTTGAAAGTAGAATGAGTAGTTTTATCCTATTAAAGTGTTAATCAATTTGAAACTTCAAATAAACTTGGAAAATAATAGGAGACAACATTTAACATTTTCATTCTCAATAATTAATTTTCATAGGCCCGATTtttttattgcgatgcatttaTGAAAATAATACTTTTCGAATGTTTGATAATTTTCATAATTTAAGGAGTCTAATTTTAGTAATTTAAAAACACTGAGTGTGTTTGAATTGCTGAATCATTTTACGTAATATTTCGTTTGgattataaacatattttttaatctatctttttatatttttaaataattttttatttcatatacataatattataaaaaatattataataattatttcaaataatattctatcccACCGCACTGTTAAAAGCAATTGTTTCTTCTTTACAAGTCAAGTAACTGCAAATGTTGATGCCATCCTCGGATTTTCCTTgggaaatattttattattattttttaatgcAGTTTTCTTAAGAATCCATCCAAGATTAGTATTAAAAGCTGCTCCTCCACTCTTTTTCTTTCTGAAATATCTAAGCCACTCTCTTTGCCAGTGGACCGTCCTTCCGTCCAACAAAATACAAGTCTACTATCAAGTGAGTATTTCAAAGCTTCTTCTTTCACTCTACTGTCACTGGTATTATTCAATCTATCTTTTGAGTTTTGCAAGATCCCATCGAGCATCAAGGTTTGACCTTTAATCTTTCTGACTAATTTTGTTCTTAAGAGTATGTGCTGATCATCATCGGCCGCTGGTTCTGCAGATTATTGGTAGTCTGAAGTACTCGTGAATGATGAGACCATCTCGATTTTAGTTGCTTGCGACTAATTAGCCTACCCTTTTCCGAGTCTTGGTTGAATGTTTGGTATTAGCTTTCTTGATCTGTAGTTTGTGTTCTTGTTCCACCCCAGATCGTGTTTTCCTGTTTCTTGTTTGGGACACAGCAAAAGGTCTTTCACccctagtaattttttttttttttttggttttcatcAGTTAATCGTAGTTGCACAATATGGAGCATATAGGAAAAAGATCTTTTTGGTCTTGTACACTAGTGAAAGAGGCTAAAATATGGAAAGGGAGAAAAAACAAACACAGAGCcataaaataaaagttataTAGGGAAAGGTCTGATACAGGTAGTGCCTACTTATTTGTGATCAAATAATAGTTACTATTTGGTATGCAGCTGTATAGCAAACTTAAGTTCAGCTGAGTATTTGGTTCCAGTCATGATAAATGCATCATTGATAATATTTCTTCCATTTACTATGTATTAAACCTTCTAACAGTGGCGTCAGGGTGCATATTCACTGAGATGGTGAACAAGATTGTACTAAAGTTCCCTACGCTAGCTTGCTTCAGCTGAGCTaactgtttttctttcttgaaacAGGCATAACCAACGATGGAGAGGAGGTACCTTTGGGCAGCATTTGTATTAGGGGCGATTGTGTGTTCTCTATTTCCTCTTCCTTCTGAAGGATTAAAGCGAATTAGCCTGAAAAAAAAACCCTTAGATATTCAAAGCATAAGAGCTGCCAAATTAGCTCATCTGGAGAGCACACATGGCGCTGGTAGGAAAGAGATGGACAACAATTTAGGCAGTTCCAATGAGGACATATTGCCTTTAAAGAATTACCTGGATGCCCAGTACTATGGAGAGATTGGAATTGGTACTCCACCTCAGAAGTTCACAGTTATATTTGATACAGGCAGTTCCAACCTCTGGGTGCCATCGGCAAAATGTTACTTCTCTGTGAGTCTCTGTTAATGTACTACTAACTAATTTTTTGCCATTTAACTAGATTGTCCATTATCAACAGACAAATTTTTTGTTGCAGATTGCCTGCTGGCTCCACTCCAAGTACAAGGCAAAGAAGTCAAGTACTTATACAGCCATAGGTAAAGACCAATTTTCTTGCTTCgaattcttaattttctaattgAAAACCTAAAAGGCTTTAGACAAAATAGGGAAAGAAATTCTTCTGAGAAATGAGTTTGTTGCACTTTTTAGACGTTGATCAAATGCTTAGGCACATGGGAAGAATTTCCCTATTTGGCAACTGCAGACTTGCATTCCTTTTGCATCAAATTTCCCACTCATGATTTTGTAGAGGTTCTTGAGTGAAGAATGGTTCTTGTGTTTCACACTCTTGTTTTACTTCTACCGctactcacaatcactaagaaATTTTTAGGCTGTGTATGCCTTTCCATACTTTCTGCAGTGGCAGCCTTGACCATTTTGCTTGCCCTTGAAGTTTTCTTGATATGAGAAAGCTTCGAGGGATGTGAGATTATTGTAATCACTGCTAATGTGTTAGCTGTGGTTAGGGAAATCTTGTTCAATTCGTTATGGTTCTGGATCAATTTCTGGATTCTCCAGTCAAGATAACGTTGAAGTTGGTGATCTTGTTGTCAAAGATCAAGTGAGCTTTTATGTGGCTTTAGTCAATCTTATGAAGAATTGTTTTCCTGTATATTAATTCTGCTTGAtaatttatttatctttttccCAGGTTTttattgaagcttcacgagaaGGAAGTCTTACATTTGTAATTGCCAAGTTTGACGGGATACTTGGCCTTGGATTCCAGGAAATCGCTGTTGATAACATGGTGCCGGTCTGGTATTGCCACAATTAACCTGTTTTAACAGTGTTGAGATATCTGTgcatgtttttccttttctaaactcAAAAGAGTAAGCAATATGCTAATCTGCTATTCAAGTACAGGTATAATATGGTGGACCAAGGTCTCGTGGATGAGCAAGTATTCTCTTTCTGGCTAAACCGCGATCCAAATGCTGAAGACGGAGGTGAGCTTGTCTTTGGTGGTGTAGATACAAATCACTTCAAGGGAAAGCATACATATGTTCCTGTAACTCAGAAGGGATACTGGCAAGTAAGTGAAGGTTTCATGTCCATTGGCCTGTTTTTTTGTCATTAATGGGAAGCAGAGGAAATATTCACCTTTTGTGCATTGTTTATAATctgtttttttcttctcttcacCAGTTTAAAATGGGAGATTTTCTCATTGGGAACGTCTCAACAGGTTAGGCGCATTATGTATTGTTCTGTTTCTGAAAACAATGGCTAAATATCTCCCTGGATGATAATTGCTTTACTGTTTGTTTTCTCCTTTCATATATTTCAACTACTGTTTGTTCTTCAGATTTTTAGCATTAGACTTGTACATCACGGACATTAAGTTCCTTTATCTAGAAGGTACATGGTTTTAGAGCTCCACAAGTTTAAATTCCCTTTTCATTTTTGTATATTCCCTCTTGCAGGCTTTTGTGAAGGAGGTTGTGCTGCTATTGTGGACTCTGGAACATCGTTGCTCGCTGGTCCAACTGTATGTTTATGTTGATCATGACATTAAACCAGATTCCAGTTTTTGAATATTTAAGATCTCTTGGATGTAAATCTAAAATTTGTGAGAACATCTATTGCAGACTGTTGTGACTCAAATTAATCATGCCATTGGAGCTGAAGGAGTAGTTAGCACTGAATGTAAAGAAATTGTTTCACAGTATGGTGAACTGATTTGGGATCTCCTCGTATCAGGGGTAATTTTTTCCTTCTCATTCTTCTTTATATTTCAAATCTTTTTCCATATGCATAATTACTAGTTTCAGATCTGAAATGCTGTATCAAAATTATGATGGGCCACAGGTACTACCCGACAGAGTTTGTAAACAAGCTGGTTTATGTCCCCTTCGTGGTGCTCAGCATGAGAAGTAAGTCTAAAATTTTGCTTTACATATCACTGAACCAGGTGGACATAAACTACAAAACCGTCTTCCAGGAAATGGAAGGCTGCTTTCTGGGTCCCTCAAATTACACTGGCTTCTATGGATATTTTCAAATAACAACTGTTAATTTTCATAAAGTTTAGAATTTATGCAATCTTTTGGTGCCAAATCTTTTGTTGATCTATTCAGCTATGCTATGTGCTTGACTGATGCTGACCTTTAAAAATAGAACTACTCACATGATTCTGGAGCTGAAAGAATTATATGTGCTAAATAACTCAGCTCTTCAACAATATCTCTGAGAGGTTCTGCTTATTCTAGTATAATGATCTAGAAAAGCTCGGATCCTTTTGATTATAATATGACACAAGTTCCACAGCACGATTTCTTCAACACACTGTTTGAGTTGGATGATATACTGACTTCTTGATCCCTTTTACTTGATTATTGCAGTGCTTATATCAAGTCAGTCGTCGATGAGGAGAACAAGGAGGAAGCTTCTGTTGGTGAATCCCCGATGTGTACTGCTTGTGAAATGGCTGTTGTTTGGATGCAAAACCAGCTGAAACAGCAGGGAACTAAGGAGAAAGTGCTTGCATATGTGAATCAGGTGATTTTCCATGAACTTAATATGCTACTATGTAGAGGTAACATATGGTGCATAATGGTTGATTGGATTACCAAATTTTTGTGCGGCAGCTTTGTGAAAGCATACCAAGTCCCATGGGAGAATCCATCATTGACTGCAACAGTTTATCCACCCTGCCAAATGTTTCATTCACCATCGGAGGGAAAAGTTTTGAGCTGACCCCTAAGGAGGTTTGTTTTTGATATGCCATTCTTACACATGCACTTGCTAATTATTCTGTTTGTTCTAcatcaatttcatgtttttcaTTCATGTTCTGCCAGTTATAACTTCCTCAGCGGGTATAGAAAGTTTGCACACAGATCATGTTTGATCGAAATGGTTTCGATCAGCAAATAGTAATTCTTTTATCACAATCTCAGGCTAAAgtcttgaaattttgtattttgcaCCCTTATGCCAAGCTCTGGAATATCTTATGATGTTCTTGAAGAAATGTCTTGGGAAAATATGAAATGAAAATTGCGACTGGAATAAGATTTCATTGCACTGGGGAGAGGACTAAATTGTAGGAACAAGGGAGGTCAGTTATTTGTGATTATGCACCTATCTCTTTTGGAAAGTactatgtatatgtatatgacTGGAGGGGGCTTGGGGAAAGTTGATACGTACTTCGCTGACTTGCGTTGCTGCTCCTAGATTTGGTGGCAGTATTTGCTTTTTGTGTAAAGTAGCGGGGTTGGTTTTTTGGCatgatggtggatatattagGTCATTATTAGCAAGTCAAgtcattttgaagctaatataTACTGAAAGCTGATTTAAGTTTGGCCAAAGTAAGCAATTCCTCTGGTTGGAATTATTCGGGTCACTGATGTGGAAGCTTGGATTCTACCTCCTCCTCCGCGTATATTTCTCATTTCCTTTTCTGAACATTTTTTGCTTATAGGCCAACTGTTTCTAAAACTGGCTTTTGTTTCTTGCAGTATGTTCTTCGAACTGGAGAAGGCTTTGCTGAAGTCTGCATCAGTGGATTCATGGCTATGGATGTGCCGCCGCCTCGTGGTCCCATCTGGTATGTCAACTTTGTTAGCATCAACGCTAGTTTTTATGATGAGTTTTCTCCCTGAAATGTTAAATCACTGCACAAGAAGGGGAGGAGGATGAAACATGATTATTCCACGAACTCTcgcccatatatatatatatatatatatatatgtatatatatatagaactgCTACCTGTAAGATTACACATAAAATGCTGATGCATAAAACATATGTATTGGTCCAAACTCTAATGTGTACAATATGTTGGTGGTTGTAGGGTTCTGGGAGATGTGTTCATGGGAGTGTACCACACCGTGTTTGATTATGGTAATCTCCGGATGGGTTTCGCAAGAGCTGCTTAGACAAGACTGTTTATTTCGTCTACTGTTTGACGGTCCTAAGCGAAGCTATGAAGACATGTAGTAGCTTGTAAATTAGGATTTAATTATGCTTGGCTGGTTTATTTGAGGGTGGTTGTGCTCTTAATATTGGATTTTTATATGTAATGTAAATATCTATGCGGATATGCTACCTTGTTCTAGAGTTTCAAGGAAACTGCAGTATCTACTTACGGTCGAAAAATGGTGCCACTATCTATTACTCATTCGCTCTCAATTATTCAGTCATGTTTCGGGAAGAATAGTTTTTTTgattgtgattttatgtttttttctctcaattttatttttataaatttaaaatttgaatttgaatgatAACATGAATATAATTAAAGGGAGGGATGATATTGAAAAGAGAAATTAAAAGGTGCTTTAAAAGATAacaaatattttgggatatttcaAAATAAAGGCAGAGGGTAACATTTTAGTTTCTACTACTGTGGTCCAGTCATACAGGCCACATCAATCAGAGTCCCGCGATATCGTGGGTGCGTTGTGAAATTTGCTCTTGTAGGCCCACTGGTGAGATGTATAGCGTGGGTGCGTTGAACAGGGCCTGATGTGCAGTTTCGTCTGAGAAAACATACAAATGAAACTCATGTTATAAGTGGTATTTTGGCCCAAGGCATTTCTGGAACTCCTTGTTGCGATAACCGTGAAATGTgtggaatatttttttttcttcttcttttttcgaCAGTCAGGCATAGGGGTGTTTTGCAAATCGAGTCGATTGCGAGTCGCGAACGGCTCGAATACGAGCTCGAGCTAAGTTgatctcgagctcgagctcgagttcaaaaACATTAAACTCGTTGGCTCGTaagctcaattatatatatattttttattttttattttaataataaaattacatatatatctctaatattttattatttattaaaaaattattgttttattcatttttaaaaataaataattattttttattttttaaaaatataataataataattaattttttattttttaagctcgagcttgaacttgatattttaagctcgtcgagctcgagttcgagtttcacaaaattaactcgaGCTTGGCTCGATtagccaaaactcgactcgaactcggCTCATTTGTAACCCTAGTCAGGCATTAGTTTACTAACTTATTTCGATATTAGTTTACTAACTTATTTTAAAGGGAGAGTTCAGCTGAGCCATTAAAGGGTCGATAGAAATTGAACCATCATTAAATTAGACAGATACATAGTATGAAATGTGTGAGATATAATAGCTCTCAATTCCTTCGAACTTGCAAAACACCGAAATTTTCTACCATGGGAAATCCGTGGCATGTGATTTACCCTGAGGCCTGTATGCACCATCGCCTGTATGGACAAGTCTCTCTGTATACCATGGACAAGAATCTCTGTATACTAACAATCTATAATATTAGAGGTGGCAATATGGATAAATGgttcataattggttttgacttaatggatgatggatgaaatttatccaatccatttaaatccatttaataaatggatctaaatggatggatctaaatggattaaataaaaaccaattatccatttataatccatttaaatattttggttactttttttttgtattaccaTTTCTTGTAATATGAAGATACTTTTTTATGTACTCGTAAATTTTAGGTGTCGTTGGATGAGAAAGATGGCAAAATACTTAGATTTTTTATTTAAGAATTTAGGTAGTATTTTGGTCTAATTTAAGAACAATTGGTCTAATTTGGTTACCgtaatttataaataaaattttcaaatgttatTTAACCtatatcataaatataatttttaattttttttatctcatacaCGTCATGTcacaaaaaatttataatattcTTTCAAATACAACCAgtgattggaaaattttctgggTTTAAATTAAAGAAACAGTGAGGGAACCCAGTTAGGAATAGGAGGGAAGGTTAAAATTGAGTTCATTGATGCGGTCCGCCGCATGATTGGGGAGCATGGAGGACTACACTGTCATATATTTCTTGCTTGCAAGTTTTGATCATGATTGGCtacttttatttggtttttaaataaatagatatatatgatttttatggataatccatataaatccatttaatttaatgattttactttagttatccatttaaaaccaatatcataaatggataatccaaattcatttaattatggattatatggatggataaatggatctcgatccaaattgccacctctagtcTATATGTTGTTACTGTTAAATTTATTATACACgtgtaaaaaattaaatttaaaatttaaaatttcacataattatcatttattCAATACTGAGTGATTAATCCTAAATATATGTGCATACCACCTGTACAAAACTTGACCATAGTAAACTTATTACACCTGCTATTTGCATCAAGTGTAGACATTTGAGGTAACAGATCataaatttccaaatttaagtttcaatcatcaaaagcttaaaatactattcaaagacactttaaaaaaaaaacagtgttTGATAACCAGACAATGCCATTTAAAACAATGTCATGCAGTGCAAAATTAAATGTCCGGATTATACTAAAAGATCCATATATAACACATTTTACAACAAAAGTCAACAATAGCACAAATCACAATTACAGAGCACCAGGAAATACAGAACGGTACTCGATCAAGGAAACTCATCTACCAcaatttcctcctccaaaatacTCTCGTTTCCTCTACTCCTCATCACTGTTATTGCTGAAAACTGAAGCAACTGGTACTTTTGGCTTTTTCGTGGCGCTTTTAACCAAGTTCTGCTTCAAACAAAAACAACATATAAAGGATAAGCAGAGTCCATAAATAATCAGCACGTTTAAAACATAACTAAAATGCCTGGATATGAGGATGGGGAAGCATAATTTGACAAtttcagccaaaaaaaaaaaaagcagcagTTTAGGCATTTCTGCCTACTCAAGATTCTAGTTAGAAATCTCGTTTCTGGAGCAACAAATTGTCCTTCAAATAAAACTAGCATATCAGTGAAAAGTACAAAAATGGCTTCTAACCTCTAATCAATTTGCTAATCAATCATTACAAGTAGTTGATTATCAAATCTCTATCTGTCATCAATCTGCGCGAGCAGTTTCGAGAAAATCCTTTGCAAAAGATGATATTACTTAaactcttctatcaaattttatctcttttcttcttcattcccACAAAGGATTATCAAAACcgataaaatgaattttaaggGGTAATAAATGACGGTGACAAAATGTAGAGAGACACTAGAATGAAATTGCATAATTGGGTATCACCATTTGTTCATGTTTTAAAAGCTAACTTTATCTCTCTTTTAAAACATCAGTCGTTTCTGCACAACCAGAACTAAGATCTTTGAAAACTCTGTCGACTctctacttcttttttttttgggggggggggggggaattgaAACAAAGGGTGAGAAGGTTGGTTTATCAAGTCAATCTGGTATATCATTACATTTCTGAATTTCTGACAAGTGGGACTAATGTTAAACCAATAGCACGTTGTAGTtaagaaaagggggaaaaaggtTGACATTCAACTCTCAAAGTACCTTTGAAGTGCTGCCTTTTGCAGCAAATCCAAACTTCAAAGCCTTCCTCTGGTCCTGATCAGCAAGTGCAGTAGCACTTTTCACTGCAGCAGAGACTGGGTTGCTACCAGGTTCCTCATGCTTCTGCTGCTGCTTCTGTGCATCAGCCCTGGGGTGGTATTAGATAGAGTTAGCCATCAACAGATATCGCCGATTAACCTCTTCTCCCCAcccaaaaataacaaaagagaATCCCTCAAGAGAAAAAAGGGAGATCAACGAAACTACATCTGTGCAAACTTTGCGATTTCTCTCTCTTGACGTTGTTGTTCTCTTTTCTGCCTGTCATCACGACTGCTACTTCCATGCATTTCCCTCATCTCTTTGAACCTCTGGATTTGacacaaaaaaagaagatgagATTCAGACAGGCAAGAAGAGTGCAATAAGAACAACAAACCCAATGAACAAGTAGTAGTGAATCAGCTGAAGAAAGACTACAACCTTTCTGTGGTTGTGGTCATATGAGCTTAGATGTGCTTCAAATTCCATTGCCAATTTATATTGCTTGTTGCAGAGATCACAAAAGAACACCTTGCGAATTTCTTTCACTTCAGTTTGAATTTTCTGCTCACGTTCTGCTATAACCTGGATTTTCAATGTGCAGGAAGCAGGCAGTAGAAGCCACCAGGTAATAAAAACTGCACGAAATTCTCAAGACCTTCCAAAGTTGATGTTCGCATATGATATACCATTCCCATCAAAAGACACACATATATGCTATATGCTGCCTTCTGTTATTAGATGTATGTTTCAGAGAAAGTAAAGCATCAACTCGAATTATctctta containing:
- the LOC113727882 gene encoding aspartic proteinase oryzasin-1; the encoded protein is MERRYLWAAFVLGAIVCSLFPLPSEGLKRISLKKKPLDIQSIRAAKLAHLESTHGAGRKEMDNNLGSSNEDILPLKNYLDAQYYGEIGIGTPPQKFTVIFDTGSSNLWVPSAKCYFSIACWLHSKYKAKKSSTYTAIGKSCSIRYGSGSISGFSSQDNVEVGDLVVKDQVFIEASREGSLTFVIAKFDGILGLGFQEIAVDNMVPVWYNMVDQGLVDEQVFSFWLNRDPNAEDGGELVFGGVDTNHFKGKHTYVPVTQKGYWQFKMGDFLIGNVSTGFCEGGCAAIVDSGTSLLAGPTTVVTQINHAIGAEGVVSTECKEIVSQYGELIWDLLVSGVLPDRVCKQAGLCPLRGAQHENAYIKSVVDEENKEEASVGESPMCTACEMAVVWMQNQLKQQGTKEKVLAYVNQLCESIPSPMGESIIDCNSLSTLPNVSFTIGGKSFELTPKEYVLRTGEGFAEVCISGFMAMDVPPPRGPIWVLGDVFMGVYHTVFDYGNLRMGFARAA
- the LOC113727883 gene encoding uncharacterized protein, whose translation is MDDRWYSGKQEMRVRDRREDEAHQASVLEDLADDFRLPIDHRPTENVDLDGVEQASLDTQLTSSNVGFRLLQKMGWKGKGLGKDEQGIIEPIKSGIRDPKLGIGKQEEDDYFTAEENIQRRKLDVEVEETDELVKKREVIAEREQKIQTEVKEIRKVFFCDLCNKQYKLAMEFEAHLSSYDHNHRKRFKEMREMHGSSSRDDRQKREQQRQEREIAKFAQMADAQKQQQKHEEPGSNPVSAAVKSATALADQDQRKALKFGFAAKGSTSKNLVKSATKKPKVPVASVFSNNSDEE